Proteins from a genomic interval of Equus quagga isolate Etosha38 chromosome 13, UCLA_HA_Equagga_1.0, whole genome shotgun sequence:
- the BICRA gene encoding BRD4-interacting chromatin-remodeling complex-associated protein → MDDEDGRCLLDVICDPQALNDFLHGSEKLDSDDLLDNPGEAQSAFYEGPGLHVQEASGNHLNPEPSQPAPSVDLDFLEDDILGSPAAGGGGGAGGGADQPCDILQQSLQEANITEQTLEAEAELDLGPFQLPTLQPADGGAGPAGAGGAATVAAGPQALFPGGPDLLGLQAPPTVLTHQALVPPPDVVNKALSVQPFLQPVGLGNVTLQPIPGLQGLPNGSPGGATAATLGLAPIQVVGQPVMALNPPTSQLLAKQVPVSGYLASAAGPSEPVTLASAGVPPQGAGLVIQKNLPAAVATTLNGNSVFGGAGAATAAASGAPSGQPLAVAPGLGASPLVPAPNVILHRTPTPIQPKPAGVLPPKLYQLTPKPFAPAGATLTIQGEAGGLPQQPKPPQNLTFMTAGKAGQNVVLSGFPAPALPANVFKQPPATTTGAAPPQPPGTLSKPMSVHLLNQGSSIVIPAQHMLPGQNQFLLPGASAVQLPQPLSALPANVGGQILAAAAPHAGGQLIANPILTNQNLAGPLSLGPVLAPHSGAHSAAHILSAAPIQVGQPALFQMPVSLAAGSLPTQSQPAPAGPAATTVLQGVTLPPNAVTMLNAPDGLVQAATPAAAAGEATPVLAVQTAPQGPPAVSTPLSLGLQQPQAQQPPAQAPTPQAAAPPQATTPQPSPGLASSPEKIVLGQPPSAATTAILTQDSLQMFLPQERSQQPLSTEGPHLSVPASVIVSAPPPAQDPALTAPVAKGAGLGPQAPDSQASPAPAPQVDDPSSCCCPGAARPRPLSPLLLRSLAALPALCLTSLGNGALLPSPDIS, encoded by the exons ATGGATGATGAGGATGGGAGATGCTTACTGGACGTGATTTG TGACCCTCAGGCCCTCAACGACTTCCTACATGGATCCGAGAAG CTCGACAGTGATGACCTCCTGGATAACCCTGGGGAGGCCCAAAGTGCCTTCTATGAAGGTCCTGGG CTCCATGTGCAAgaagcctctggcaaccacttgAACCCTGAGCCCAGCCAGCCGGCCCCCAGCGTGGACCTAGACTTCCTGGAAGATGACATTCTGGGCTCGCCGGCAGCGGGGGGCGGTGGTGGGGCCGGCGGGGGCGCCGACCAGCCCTGCGACATCCTCCAGCAGAGCCTCCAGGAAGCCAACATCACCGAGCAGACGCTCGAGGCTGAGGCCgagctggacctgggcccctTTCAGCTGCCCACCCTGCAGCCCGCGGATGGCGGAGCGGGCCCGGCAGGGGCCGGGGGGGCTGCCACCGTGGCCGCGGGGCCCCAGGCCCTCTTCCCGGGTGGCCCTGACCTGCTGGGGCTGCAGGCCCCACCCACCGTGCTCACCCACCAGGCCCTGGTGCCGCCCCCCGACGTGGTCAACAAAGCCCTGAGCGTTCAGCCTTTCCTGCAGCCGGTGGGCTTGGGCAACGTGACCCTGCAGCCCATCCCCGGCCTCCAGGGATTGCCCAACGGCAGCCCCGGGGGCGCCACGGCCGCCACCCTGGGCCTGGCCCCCATCCAGGTGGTGGGCCAGCCAGTCATGGCGCTCAACCCGcccacctcccagctcctggccaaGCAGGTACCAGTCAGTGGCTATCTGGCTTCCGCGGCCGGCCCCTCGGAGCCAGTGACCCTGGCATCGGCTGGTGTCCCAccccagggggccggcctggtcaTCCAGAAGAACCTGCCGGCCGCTGTGGCCACCACGCTCAATGGGAACTCGGTGTTCGGAGGCGCGGGAGCGGCCACTGCAGCGGCCAGCGGGGCGCCCTCAGGACAGCCGCTGGCGGTGGCCCCCGGCCTTGGCGCGTCACCATTGGTCCCTGCGCCCAACGTGATCCTGCATCGCACGCCCACGCCCATCCAGCCCAAGCCGGCGGGCGTGCTGCCCCCAAAGCTCTACCAGCTGACCCCCAAGCCGTTCGCCCCCGCGGGCGCCACGCTCACCATCCAGGGCGAGGCGGGGGGCCTCCCGCAGCAGCCCAAGCCCCCCCAGAACCTGACTTTCATGACAGCGGGCAAGGCTGGCCAGAACGTGGTGCTGTCGGGCTTCCCTGCGCCCGCCCTGCCGGCCAACGTCTTCAAGCAGCCTCCGGCCACCACCACCGGGGCGGCCCCACCCCAGCCGCCCGGGACCCTCAGCAAGCCCATGAGCGTCCACCTCCTGAACCAGGGCAGCAGCATCGTCATCCCCGCGCAGCACATGCTCCCGGGCCAGAACCAGTTCCTGCTGCCCGGCGCATCCGCGGTCCAGCTCCCTCAGCCGCTCTCCGCCCTGCCGGCCAACGTCGGGGGGCAGATCCTGGCGGCTGCGGCCCCCCATGCGGGCGGACAACTCATCGCCAACCCCATCCTCACCAACCAGAACCTGGCGGGCCCGCTGAGTCTGGGCCCCGTGCTGGCGCCGCACTCGGGGGCGCACAGCGCGGCGCACATCCTCTCGGCCGCCCCCATCCAGGTGGGCCAGCCCGCGCTCTTCCAGATGCCCGTGTCGCTGGCCGCAGGCAGCCTGCCCACGCAGAGCCAGCCTGCGCCCGCCGGCCCCGCGGCCACCACCGTCCTCCAGGGGGTCACGCTGCCCCCCAACGCCGTGACCATGCTCAATGCCCCCGACGGTCTGGTGCAGGCGGCCACccctgccgccgccgccggggaGGCCACGCCGGTGCTCGCGGTGCAGACGGCCCCCCAGGGGCCCCCGGCCGTCAGCACGCCACTGTCTCTGGGCCTCCAGCAGCCGCAGGCGCAGCAGCCGCCCGCGCAGGCCCCCACCCCTCAGGCTGCCGCCCCGCCTCAGGCCAccaccccccagcccagcccgggcCTGGCGTCCAGCCCAGAGAAGATCGTCCTGGGGCAGCCTCCCTCCGCCGCCACCACGGCCATCCTCACTCAGGACTCCCTGCAGATGTTCCTGCCCCAG GAGAGGAGCCAGCAGCCCCTCTCCACAGAGGGCCCCCACCTCTCCGTGCCCGCCTCGGTCATAGTCAGCGCCCCGCCTCCCGCCCAAGACCCAGCCCTGACGGCCCCTGTCGCCAAAGGAGCTGGCCTCGGCCCTCAGGCCCCCGACAGCCAGGCTTCCCCGGCGCCGGCCCCCCAGGTAGACGaccccagcagctgctgctgtcCTGGCGCAGCCCGGCCTCGCCCCCTCTCCCCGCTCCTCCTCCGCTCGCTGGCTGCCCTGCCTGCTCTCTGTCTCACCAGCTTGGGAAACGgtgctctccttccctccccagataTTTCCTGA